The following nucleotide sequence is from Triticum dicoccoides isolate Atlit2015 ecotype Zavitan chromosome 7B, WEW_v2.0, whole genome shotgun sequence.
AGTACCAACGTATCTAAAGGCGTACATGTGCGTACACCAACTATCTGACTTGACACATTTAAATTAGCTTAAAAATGACGAATATACCTTATTAAGATGCTAGTCAAAATGAATCCATATCCATTGCTTGCATTAGTTGATGTCGACCAATCTTGCACTTTCTGTAATTGTCCGTTGGCCAACTAGCTTTTATTTTTCGGATAATTTTTTCTTTTATAATATATGTTTCCCTTTTTGTTACAATTGAAAGTTGCTAAGTGCATAAAAAGGATAAATCACCTAGATATAATCAAAGAGGGGCATGAAAATAGAAATCCCATTTATTTATAGCTTTTACAATTTTTATCGGTATGTTGTACAAAGGTGGTGTATATACCTTGTGTTTAAGTGTACACTACACGAATTTGTCTATTTATTAGATGCACATATCTAAATACTTAAAGTGGCACATGTATATTCCAAATTATTATGTTCTACATATATGGTATAGTTTACTATTGCTTGTTAGTTCATTTTTCGATGAGATAAGCATTTATATAACCATAAGAACCATAAACTTACCAATATTTAGAAATTATAGTGAATTTAGATAGTTGGCTTGTGAGACATCCTTATGCGGATAAAAAAACCATACCTAATCCTGACATGGAAAACTAGTCATGTTAGATCCTTAGTTGGATTACAGGTCTAAGTTGCATAGGGTGTTAAAAAGTCTAAAACAACACTAATTAAAGGCCCAAGAGAAACCCACCAGAGGTGGGCACTGGCACTCCAAGCATTCTATATATAGAATACATCTACCCTCTTATTCTCTCACAAAACACAACGAGATACAACTCCCCCCTCCCCCATTCAACTAGCCCATTCAGTTCTCTCTTTTCCCCTTCTTGCATACAATCATCTCCATGGCTAGTCCATTCGGTGTCTTGGTTTGTCTACTCATAGTGCTACCACAAATCATTGCTATTTCTAGCCCCATCGACGAGATTGCACCTCTTAAGATATGTCAGTTCCCTTGTATGACCGAGGTTAACTTGCACTTGTTCTTGCACCAATTCGTCGACGGGCCAAGCAACCCAAATCGCAATGAGGAAACCTTACTCCAAGCAAGTTTTCCTTTTGGGTTTGGGACGACGATAGTCCATGACTGGACTCTTACCGAGACAACAAATTCCACAGACACGGTTGTTGCATGTGTACAAGGTGTGCATGTCCAGGCTGGTTTAACCAAGCCTAACAGATGGTACACGACTCATAACATAGAGTTTCAGCAAGGAAGGTAATATGTTTCGCTACTTTTCAATATCTAAGTATATTTCATGAGTTCTTTGCATGCAACATTAAATTTATGTCCTTACCTGTACTATATTTGTAGCCAAGGGTTTCACACACCTTACTAGTGTATAGACACATATTAATAAGTGTGCATTTGTCAAACTCTACATGCACTTCTGAC
It contains:
- the LOC119341211 gene encoding dirigent protein 5-like; the encoded protein is MASPFGVLVCLLIVLPQIIAISSPIDEIAPLKICQFPCMTEVNLHLFLHQFVDGPSNPNRNEETLLQASFPFGFGTTIVHDWTLTETTNSTDTVVACVQGVHVQAGLTKPNRWYTTHNIEFQQGRFAGSTLQVMGITAGLESGQWSIVGGTGHFIMAQGIISFTNHPASTFEDGIKELNIRVRFTRDITQAA